From one Astatotilapia calliptera chromosome 10, fAstCal1.2, whole genome shotgun sequence genomic stretch:
- the nup98 gene encoding nuclear pore complex protein Nup98-Nup96 isoform X1 — translation MFNKSFGTPFGGGAGGFGTSSTFGQQNTGFGAAGGFGTSAFGATTNTGGLFGSTQNKPGGLFGSSTFSQPATSSTSTGFGFGAASGTSTSLFGNTGTGTTGGLFSQQNNAFGAKQATSFGSFGTSTSSSGGLFGSTNTTSNPFGGATSLFGGSGFSATQQPGTTVKFNPPTGSDTMVKAGVTTSINTKHQCITAMKEYENKSLEELRLEDYQAGRKGPTNPMAPGTGSLFGQATATPSATTGLFGSSAPNTGFSFGQNKSTFGGPTTGSFGATTGGLFSQQTQQQAGSLFKPFGATTTAQSTGFSFGNTNTIGQANTSSMGLFGNTAASQSGGLFGSAQTSTATGFGTATGLFGQTNTGFGNVGTQQSLFGNKTAGFGTTTTSAPSFGTTSGLFGNKPTLTLGTGTNTSTFGFGANPAGGGLFGNKSTTGALGTGLGTSFGTAVGPGQTLFGNTQNKLGTALGTMGTFGTTGFNSGTSTLGFGATQPVALTDPNAAAAQQAMLQQQLSVLAYSPYGDSPLFRNPLSDPKKKEERLKPTNPTAQKALTTPTHYKLTPRPATRVRPKALTSSGASKSQLFDGLDDDEPSLTNGAFVPRKSIKKLVLKNLNNSQYSSPLNKESDDLASPSEYPQNGHSHVEEEEEQLRRVAGPGRRADDDPEVTQFYVNPIAKPIPQGRAHASLQDTISDLNMHKGSRNGLELSNDDVSASFGEESLQEEREEEQQLSQQSPHPAGIVLNRVGYYTIPSMDELADMVDENGECTVENFTIGRKGYGSIFFPGEVNVSGLNLDEIVHFRRKEVIVYPDDKSKPLEGEGLNRRAEVTLDGVWPNDKTACTQIRSPERLSDMNYEGRLEKASRKQGARFLEYRPETGSWVFEVAHFSKYGLQDSDEDEDVPPKAEAKKLKTLPPSRLQQQQLPPSQQQVAPQAQAIAIMEHQGGAIELDSDMADITQSFPTESMLGGEEDCDLLPCETDTTISKLGGLASSELDGVSASGHIASTLGINPHTLQIMKASLFAEDDDDSDMFHDHAAMKVSTDVSSPRLVLPAAQGRPSVGGLLQARFTSGLSQLSDSPRPLLPPSRPSPASVEAPRSLQWAGPGPSPFTLPSRTPEPSFRTVGVRRLGGPVPLKESITHGKGGLLMDTGLFAVRSFRVGWGPGWTLAHCGSRLSSPTSKQFEHQELTAKTDFSFLPKPARSKPLTESPYKVVVEQVVGLEPPRGKTIEEEEDEASQAVLQRPLEICLKHSIVEVPDSSACPAVRPQPGVVALHEYAEWIAELKDRRGDTEPLLGYWAEVWTLCAALWGRLGPSDQEAEVLSEYEQQLERRRSFSAWLSRGASHRVEEEVALAGKDRHVDAVFSYLTGNRISEACRLAQKEGDHRLSLLLSQAVGSQYCRDLLALQLADWHRMQTDCYLPEERLRIFALLAGKPVWQSTDSLVNVCAELDWKRCVAVHLWFMLPPTASVADALARYEAAFQGLCEAGKYACAPLPPYLEAEQPDLEEASKRPLYDLCFHLLKLYSDRHYGLQQLLEPLAVTWERLDYRLSWHLWGVLQALHYTHLSAPRQGLLHASYAAQLESAGLWHMAVFILLHIPEHAQRERAVREMLALHCPLQETEDSVRRERFLTEQLLIPEQWIHEAKATRAHRDGDRHQQALHLYRARYWNQCHRLLIQHLASDCIINDNHDYLLEFLEGLALPEHCATIQDWDTAGGVYLDYIRVIKTLQHIQQMENAGYELERLYTDVTSLCSRIELLPCRTAKDRLAQSEMAKRVANILRAVLSLQQGDTADSLSIPLAQLAPHISRLPMPEDYTLEELRGLTQSYLRQLIVSQ, via the exons ATGTTCAACAAATCATTTGGGACTCCCTTCGGTGGCGGGGCGGGAGGATTTGGCACCTCGTCCACCTTCGGTCAGCAAA ACACGGGCTTTGGGGCGGCGGGAGGCTTCGGCACGTCTGCGTTCGGGGCGACGACAAACACTGGAGGACTGTTTGGATCCACGCAGAATAAACCAG GTGGGCTCTTTGGGTCCAGCACGTTCAGCCAGCCGGCAACTTCCTCCACCAGCACCGGCTTCGGTTTCGGCGCAGCGAGCGGCACCTCCACCAGCCTGTTTGGCAACACTGGCACAGGCACCACCGGCGGACTCTTCTCCCAGCAGAACAATGCTTTCGGTGCCAAGCAAGCCACCTCGTTTGGAA GCTTCGGGACGAGCACCAGCAGCAGCGGCGGCCTCTTCGGCTCCACCAACACCACCTCCAACCCGTTCGGCGGGGCAACGTCCCTGTTTGGAGGTTCGGGGTTCTCCGCCACTCAGCAGCCGGGAACGACCGTGAAGTTCAAC CCTCCGACAGGAAGTGACACAATGGTGAAGGCGGGCGTGACAACGAGCATCAATACGAAGCACCAGTGCATCACTGCCATGAAGGAGTACGAGAACAAGTCTCTGGAG GAGTTGAGGCTGGAGGACTACCAGGCGGGCAGGAAAGGCCCAACCAACCCGATGGCCCCGGGAACCGGCAGTCTTTTCGGCCAGGCCACGGCCACGCCCAGCGCCACCACCGGCCTCTTCGGATCCTCGGCTCCCAACACCGGCTTCTCCTTCGGCCAGAACAAGAGCACCTTCGGAGGGC CAACTACCGGCAGTTTTGGCGCGACCACAGGCGGCCTGTTCAGTCAGCAGACCCAGCAGCAGGCCGGCAGCCTCTTCAAGCCCTTTGGTGCGACCACCACCGCCCAGAGCACCGGCTTCTCCTTTGGAAACACCAACACGATAGGACAGGCCAACACCAGCAGCATG GGTTTGTTTGGGAACACGGCGGCGTCTCAGTCGGGCGGCTTGTTCGGCTCAGCGCAGACCAGCACCGCCACTGGTTTCGGGACAGCCACGGGCCTGTTCGGCCAAACCAACACTGGATTTGGGAATGTCGGCACTCAG CAGAGTTTATTCGGTAACAAGACAGCCGGGTTcggcaccaccaccaccagtgcCCCGTCCTTCGGCACCACCTCCGGCCTTTTTGGGAACAAGCCCACCCTCACACTGGGAACCGGAACCAACACCTCCACCTTCG GTTTCGGTGCAAACCCTGCTGGAGGAGGACTGTTTGGGAACAAGTCCACCACTGGAGCGCTGGGGACCGGACTGGGAACCAGCTTCGGAACAG CAGTCGGCCCCGGGCAGACACTGTTTGGCAACACTCAGAACAAACTGGGCACCGCGCTGGGAACGATGGGAACGTTCGGAACAACTGGGTTCAACAGTGGAACGAGCACCCTGGGATTCGGAGCGACGCAGCCCGTCG CCCTCACAGATCCCAATGCAGCGGCTGCCCAGCAGGCCATgctccagcagcagctcagcgTGCTGGCGTACTCACCATACGGAGACTCGCCGCTCTTCAGAAACCCGCTCTCAGACcccaagaagaaggaggag CGCCTGAAACCGACCAATCCGACGGCTCAGAAGGCTCTGACCACGCCCACTCACTACAAGCTGACTCCGCGTCCTGCGACCAGGGTGCGGCCCAAAGCGCTGACGTCTTCCGGAGCCTCCAAGTCGCAGCTTTTTGACGGCCTGGATGACGACGAGCCGTCGCTCACCAACGGAGCCTTCGTGCCGAG GAAGAGCATCAAGAAGCTCGTGCTGAAGAACCTGAACAACAGTCAGTACAGCAGTCCTCTGAACAAGGAGAGCGACGACCTTGCCTCGCCGTCAGAGTACCCACAGAACGGACACAG CCacgtggaggaggaagaggagcagctgAGGAGGGTGGCGGGCCCCGGCAGGCGGGCCGACGACGACCCGGAGGTCACCCAGTTCTACGTCAACCCCATCGCCAAGCCAATCCCACAGGGCCGCGCCCACGCCAGCCTGCAGGACACCATCAGCGACCTGAACATGCACAAAGGCTCGAGGAACGGCCTCGAG ctgagCAACGATGACGTGTCTGCGTCCTTCGGCGAGGAGTCTCTGCAGGAGGAGcgagaggaggagcagcagctgtccCAGCAGTCTCCGCACCCTGCAG GCATCGTTCTGAATCGTGTGGGCTATTACACCATCCCCTCCATGGACGAGCTCGCCGACATGGTGGACGAAAACGGGGAGTGCACCGTGGAGAACTTCACCATCGGCAGGAAAG GTTACGGCTCCATCTTCTTCCCCGGCGAGGTGAACGTGTCAGGACTGAACCTCGACGAAATCGTCCACTTCAGACGCAAAGAGGTCATCGTGTACCCGGACGACAAGAGCAAGCCACTGGAGGGGGAGGGGCTTAACAG GCGCGCGGAGGTGACTCTGGACGGCGTTTGGCCGAACGACAAGACGGCGTGCACCCAGATCAGGAGCCCCGAGCGTCTGAGCGACATGAACTACGAGGGCCGGCTGGAGAAGGCGTCGCGCAAGCAGGGAGCTCGCTTCCTGGAGTACCGCCCTGAGACCGGGTCCTGGGTGTTCGAG GTGGCGCACTTCTCCAAGTACGGCCTGCAGGACTCGGACGAAGACGAGGACGTCCCGCCGAAAGCCGAAGCCAAGAAGCTGAAGACGCTCCCTCCCTCCCGgctgcagcagcaacagcttCCCCCCtctcagcagcaggtggcgccaCAGGCTCAG GCCATCGCCATCATGGAGCACCAGGGCGGCGCCATCGAGCTCGACAGCGACATGGCTGACATCACCCAGAGCTTCCCGACAGAGAGCATGctgggaggagaggaagacTGTGACCTGCTGCCGTGCGAGACGGACACGACGATCTCCAAGCTCGGCGGTCTGGCCTCCTCAGAGCTCGACGGCGTATCTGCATCCGGCCACATAGCCTCTACACTGGGGATCAACCCACACACGCTCCAG ATCATGAAGGCGTCTCTGTTTGCTGAGGACGACGATGACAGCGACATGTTCCACGATCACGCGGCGATGAAGGTTTCCACGGACGTCTCGTCTCCTCGCCTCGTCCTGCCGGCCGCTCAGGGCCGACCCTCTG TCGGCGGTCTCCTTCAGGCTCGATTCACCTCGGGCCTCtctcagctgtcagactctcCCCGCCCTCTCCTTCCTCCATCACGGCCGTCTCCAGCCAGCGTTGAAGCCCCCCGCTCTCTGCAGTGGGCGGGGCCTGGCCCGTCCCCCTTCACGCTGCCCTCCCGGACTCCGGAGCCTTCATTTAGGACGGTTGGCGTTCGGCGGCTCGGCGGCCCCGTCCCCCTCAAAGAGTCGATCACTCACGGGAAG GGAGGTTTACTCATGGACACCGGGCTGTTCGCCGTGCGCTCCTTCCGGGTCGGGTGGGGTCCCGGCTGGACGCTCGCACACTGCGGCAGCCGGCTGAGCTCGCCAACGTCCAAGCAGTTCGAGCACCAAGAACTGACGGCAAAGACTGACTTCAGCTTCCTGCCGAAACCTGCCAGGAGCAAACC ACTCACAGAAAGCCCCTACAAGGTAGTGGTGGAGCAGGTGGTGGGTCTGGAGCCTCCCAGAGGGAAAACCAttgaagaagaggaagatgaagcGAGCCAGGCGGTGCTGCAGCGCCCCCTGGAGATCTGCCTGAAGCACAGCATCGTGGAGGTCCCCGACAGCTCCGCTTGCCCTGCGGTGCGACCACAGCCCGGCGTGGTGGCGCTGCACGAGTATGCCGAGTGGATCGCCGAGCTGAAAGACAGACGAGGCGACACTGAGC CGCTGCTGGGGTACTGGGCCgaggtctggactctgtgtGCGGCGCTGTGGGGCCGGCTGGGCCCCTCGGATCAGGAGGCCGAGGTGCTCAGCGAGTACGAGCAGCAGCTGGAGAGGAGGCGGAGCTTCTCGGCCTGGCTGTCCCGCGGTGCCTCCCacagggtggaggaggaggtggcttTGGCCGGGAAAGATCGCCATGTCGACGCGGTTTTCAGCTACCTGACGGGAAACCGCATCAGCGAGGCGTGCCGACTCGCCCAGAAGGAAG GAGACCACCGTCTGTCCCTGCTGCTGTCTCAGGCCGTGGGCTCGCAGTACTGCAGGGACCTTCTCGCCCTTCAGCTCGCCGATTGGCACCGCATGCAGACCGACTGCTACCTGCCCGAGGAGCGACTCCGCATCTTCGCTCTGCTCGCCGGGAAACCG GTGTGGCAGTCCACCGACTCTTTGGTGAACGTGTGCGCCGAGCTGGACTGGAAGCGCTGCGTGGCCGTCCACCTCTGGTTCATGCTGCCCCCGACTGCCTCTGTGGCCGACGCCCTCGCCAGATACGAAGCCGCCTTTCAG GGCTTGTGTGAGGCGGGGAAGTACGCCTGTGCACCCCTGCCTCCATACCTGGAGGCGGAGCAGCCAGATCTGGAGGAGGCGTCCAAACGGCCGCTGTACGACCTCTGCTTCCACCTGCTCAAACTCTACAGCGACAG ACACTACggcctgcagcagctgctggagcCTCTCGCCGTCACCTGGGAGCGCCTTGACTACCGCCTGAGCTGGCACCTGTGGGGCGTCCTGCAGGCGCTGCACTACACCCACCTGAGCGCCCCACGGCAGGGCCTCCTCCACGCCAGCTACGCCGCGCAGCTGGAGAGCGCCGGCCTGTGGCACATGGCCGTCTTCATCCTGCTGCACATCCCCGAGCACGC TCAGAGGGAGCGAGCTGTGAGGGAGATGCTGGCGCTGCACTGCCCCCTGCAGGAGACGGAGGACTCGGTCCGCAGGGAGCGCTTCCTGACCGAGCAGCTGCTGATCCCGGAGCAGTGGATCCACGAGGCCAAGGCCACCCGAGCTCACCGCGACGGCGACAGACACCAGCAGGCCCTGCACCTGTACAGAGCCCGATACTGGAACCAGTGCCACCGCCTGCTGATCCAGCACCTGGCCTCAG ACTGCATCATCAACGATAACCACGACTACCTCCTGGAGTTCCTGGAGGGTCTGGCGCTCCCCGAGCACTGCGCCACCATCCAGGACTGGGACACAGCAGGGGGGGTTTACCTCGACTACATCAGAGTCATAAAGACTCTGCAGCACATCCAGCAG ATGGAAAACGCCGGCTACGAGCTGGAGCGTCTCTACACCGATGTGACGTCTCTCTGCAGCAGGATCGAGCTCCTGCCCTGCCGCACCGCTAAAGACCGCCTCGCCCAATCAG AAATGGCGAAGCGCGTGGCGAACATCCTGCGTGCGGTGCTGAGCCTGCAGCAGGGCGATACGGCCGACTCCCTCAGCATCCCGCTCGCCCAGCTGGCGCCGCACATCAGCCGCCTGCCGATGCCCGAGGACTACACGCTGGAGGAGCTGCGAGGCCTCACGCAGTCGTACCTGCGACAGCTCATCGTCAGCCAATGA